In Musa acuminata AAA Group cultivar baxijiao chromosome BXJ2-8, Cavendish_Baxijiao_AAA, whole genome shotgun sequence, one genomic interval encodes:
- the LOC135619952 gene encoding protein LIKE EARLY STARVATION, chloroplastic-like translates to MSVQLSACARANLRSGLLPAAPWRGGRRPRCAATAAGPDGSSYLDMWKKAMERERRVLASRRIAAEGGEGGSVEPSLEAKTEHFNKLLQVPTEERDRIQRLQVIDRAAAAIAAARALLDKSPLPAASEPPDASPTQQGLQQEHSEFYQSGNAQNGSPGPDFWSWSPPSDSQREPIGDGTGLKSARKLNSQPHPSHSVIEKEKSTEFLAIPLESTLSEVKHNPPLPPLQSLVEVDKVETCTTEELSTAAEEKKVDELFSRNAAEAAEALGKSNEESDHGVNPDGSKWWRETGIEQRPDGVTCRWTLTRGVSADRTVEWEDKFWEAADEYEYKELGSEKSGRDAFGNVWREFWKESMWEDTRIGLIHMEKTADKWGKNVEGEEWQEKWWEHYDASGQAEKWAHKWCCIDPRTPLQAGHAHVWHERWGEKYDGRGGSMKYTDKWAERWEGDGWSKWGDKWDEHFHRNGHGVKQGETWWEGRHGGERWNRTWGEQHNGTGWVHKYGKSSSGEHWDTHVQQETWRETHPHYGFDHCFENSLQLRAVRRPLDDAPKQS, encoded by the exons ATGTCGGTGCAACTTAGCGCCTGCGCCCGCGCCAACCTCCGCAGCGGTCTCCTCCCTGCTGCGCCCTGGCGCGGCGGGCGGAGACCGCGGTGCGCCGCAACAGCCGCCGGCCCCGACGGCAGCTCCTACCTGGACATGTGGAAGAAGGCCATGGAGCGCGAGCGCCGGGTCCTGGCGTCACGTCGGATCGCCGCCGAGGGGGGCGAAGGCGGGAGCGTGGAGCCGTCGCTAGAGGCGAAGACGGAGCACTTCAACAAGCTCCTCCAGGTTCCCACGGAGGAGCGGGACCGGATCCAGCGGCTCCAGGTCATCGACCGGGCCGCCGCGGCCATCGCCGCCGCCCGCGCCCTCCTCGACAAGTCCCCTCTCCCCGCCGCCTCGGAGCCCCCCGATGCGTCTCCGACTCAACAAG GATTGCAGCAAGAACATTCAGAGTTCTATCAATCAGGAAATGCACAAAATGGATCTCCTGGCCCGGATTTTTGGTCATGGTCACCTCCTTCAGACAGCCAGAGAGAACCAATCGGCGATGGCACTGGCCTCAAGTCTGCACGGAAACTAAACTCACAACCACATCCATCCCATTCCGTGATCGAAAAGGAGAAGTCTACAGAGTTTCTAGCAATCCCTCTAGAGAGCACATTATCTGAAGTCAAACAcaatcctcctcttcctccacttcaGTCCCTCGTAGAGGTTGATAAAGTGGAAACATGCACCACAGAGGAGCTGTCTACTGCAGCAGAGGAGAAAAAGGTCGATGAGCTATTCTCAAGAAATGCAGCTGAGGCCGCCGAAGCTCTCGGCAAGAGCAATGAAGAATCAGATCATGGTGTTAATCCGGATGGTTCAAAGTGGTGGAGAGAGACAGGAATAGAACAAAGACCTGATGGGGTGACTTGCAGGTGGACATTGACTCGGGGTGTGAGCGCAGACAGAACTGTCGAGTGGGAAGACAAATTTTGGGAGGCTGCTGATGAGTATGAATACAAAGAGCTCGGTTCGGAGAAGTCTGGACGTGATGCGTTTGGAAACGTTTGGCGTGAATTTTGGAAGGAATCGATGTGGGAG GACACGAGGATTGGGCTAATCCATATGGAAAAGACGGCGGACAAATGGGGGAAGAACGTCGAGGGCGAGGAGTGGCAAGAGAAGTGGTGGGAACACTATGATGCTTCCGGGCAAGCTGAAAAATGGGCCCATAAATGGTGTTGCATCGACCCCAGGACACCATTGCAAGCTGGCCATGCTCACGTTTGGCACGAGAG ATGGGGGGAGAAGTACGACGGTAGAGGTGGCAGCATGAAGTACACGGACAAGTGGGCGGAGCGGTGGGAAGGCGATGGGTGGTCGAAATGGGGGGACAAGTGGGACGAGCACTTCCACCGGAACGGCCACGGGGTGAAGCAGGGGGAGACGTGGTGGGAAGGGCGGCACGGGGGGGAGCGGTGGAACCGCACCTGGGGGGAGCAGCACAACGGCACCGGGTGGGTTCACAAGTACGGCAAGAGCAGCAGCGGCGAACACTGGGACACGCATGTGCAGCAAGAGACATGGCGCGAGACGCACCCGCACTACGGCTTCGACCACTGCTTCGAAAACTCCCTGCAGCTGCGCGCGGTTCGCAGACCGCTCGACGACGCACC CAAGCAGTCATAG
- the LOC135619954 gene encoding protein LONGIFOLIA 2-like gives MTPGVGNGVAQEQRLERQIDRQMGCMAGFLQIFDRHHVLPGRRHYSARRLATCSTAGSTSPSERSEASSSSFLKESHPPPSSPEACSENRAAAETPGQRTLPLPFPVFEAKDGARTTWRLREGPRLSLDSRAVVDAKGKLRPREIRTAVPVPSGDQSDASEAADEQRRSPSVVVRLMGLDALPSVGGVCRTELEMAELRRSASESRVRRDPSYYGFMDAGSFHKRPPLPCEAAPISTKEFFKTVNLAQFRLNETKKLEPTPRTNSLPPLHRKSFFDAEDFFPEPKQSGTLYIEIEKRLRMRGIDEPARDLDTLKQILEALHLRGLLHSKPRDSSATGHRTLIYDYQSQIPSDAPIVIMKPASKPPQRPWSEPLPPRPGSCRQSAPPVRRERGTVDRSIKGGNERRNRALRSPESPSSPVQRRHLNAVAQKSAQPQRRMSTVSSPRSSPKRTGPDPLAVRSPRSRRPTADASPRERVCPPAEDDATTIISGSSICASPQLDFERSGRRLLERCDKLLHSIAAFTGAEQDTATDQQPSPVSVLDSLSYLGEEVSPSPSPLAKRSIDFKDQVADDWEEEHWSSAASTNHGCGIDGPDMADEDYAYVCDVLRASDRYGDASDAVYAILEKRRCRRQAPDKSKTACLHHRLVFDTVAEILERKRHVSPWDAFSRAGGEEEALPKVWAEFRRVRVQEAADDHEGAACGAVRKDIAAGRADGWAQPAAEMSDAVLHIERLIFKDLVAETIRDLADAGCAAERRPLLPRRKLVF, from the exons ATGACGCCCGGCGTCGGCAATGGGGTAGCCCAGGAGCAGCGCCTCGAGCGGCAGATCGACAGGCAGATGGGGTGCATGGCTGGGTTCCTCCAGATATTCGACCGCCACCACGTCCTCCCCGGAAGGCGCCACTACTCCGCCCGCCGCCTCGCCACCTGCTCG ACTGCCGGATCGACGTCGCCGTCCGAGAGATCGGAGGCTTCGTCCTCGTCGTTCTTGAAGGAGAGCCACCCGCCGCCGTCGTCGCCAGAGGCCTGCTCGGAGAACCGCGCCGCGGCGGAGACGCCGGGGCAGCGGACGCTTCCGCTGCCATTCCCGGTCTTCGAGGCCAAGGATGGGGCGAGGACCACCTGGAGGCTCCGCGAAGGCCCAAGGCTCTCTCTCGACAGCCGCGCGGTGGTCGACGCAAAGGGCAAGCTCCGCCCCCGGGAGATCCGGACGGCTGTTCCGGTCCCCTCCGGGGACCAGTCTGACGCTTCTGAGGCGGCGGACGAGCAGCGTCGTTCCCCAAGTGTCGTCGTGCGGCTAATGGGGCTCGACGCCCTGCCCAGCGTCGGCGGCGTCTGTAGAACAGAGTTGGAAATGGCTGAACTCCGGCGATCTGCCTCCGAGTCCCGGGTTCGGAGAGACCCGTCGTACTACGGGTTCATGGACGCGGGCTCATTCCACAAGAGGCCGCCATTGCCATGCGAGGCCGCCCCGATCTCCACCAAGGAGTTCTTTAAGACGGTGAATCTGGCCCAGTTCAGGCTCAATGAGACAAAGAAGCTCGAGCCGACGCCAAGAACGAACTCTCTCCCGCCGCTCCACCGGAAAAGCTTCTTCGATGCGGAAGACTTCTTCCCGGAGCCTAAGCAGTCAGGAACTCTCTATATCGAGATCGAGAAGCGGCTAAGGATGCGAGGAATCGACGAACCGGCGAGGGATTTGGACACTCTGAAACAAATCCTGGAGGCGCTCCATTTGAGGGGGCTTCTCCATTCCAAACCCCGTGATAGCAGCGCCACCGGCCATCGAACTCTCATCTACGATTACCAGAGCCAGATCCCCAGCGACGCCCCGATCGTCATCATGAAGCCGGCTTCGAAGCCCCCGCAGCGTCCGTGGAGCGAGCCGCTGCCGCCCAGACCCGGCTCCTGTCGCCAGAGTGCTCCGCCAGTCCGCCGCGAGCGGGGGACGGTCGATCGGAGCATCAAGGGAGGAAACGAGCGGAGGAATCGAGCGCTTAGGTCGCCCGAGAGCCCGAGCTCGCCGGTGCAGAGGAGACATTTAAATGCGGTGGCCCAGAAGAGCGCGCAGCCCCAGCGGAGAATGTCGACCGTCAGTTCTCCAAGGTCGAGTCCAAAGAGGACGGGACCGGATCCGCTGGCCGTCCGATCGCCGAGGAGCCGGAGGCCAACGGCGGATGCGTCACCTAGGGAGAGGGTTTGCCCGCCGGCAGAGGACGACGCCACAACTATCATTTCTGGGAGTAGCATCTGTGCCTCCCCTCAATTAGACTTCGAG AGATCGGGGCGAAGGTTATTGGAGCGGTGCGACAAGCTACTACATAGCATTGCGGCGTTCACGGGGGCGGAGCAGGACACCGCGACGGACCAGCAGCCGAGCCCCGTGTCGGTGCTCGACTCGTTGTCCTACCTCGGCGAGGAGGTCTCACCCTCGCCTTCGCCCCTCGCCAAGCGCTCCATCGACTTCAAAG ATCAAGTGGCGGACGACTGGGAAGAGGAGCATTGGTCTTCCGCGGCGTCAACGAATCATGGGTGCGGAATCGATGGGCCCGACATGGCGGACGAGGATTACGCTTACGTATGCGACGTCCTCCGCGCGTCCGACCGCTACGGCGACGCCTCCGACGCCGTGTACGCGATCCTGGAGAAGCGCCGATGCCGCCGCCAGGCCCCCGACAAGTCCAAGACCGCTTGCCTCCACCACCGCCTCGTCTTCGACACCGTGGCCGAGATCCTGGAACGCAAGCGCCACGTGTCGCCCTGGGACGCCTTCTCGCGCGCCGGGGGAGAGGAGGAAGCGCTGCCGAAGGTGTGGGCGGAGTTCCGACGCGTCCGGGTGCAGGAGGCCGCGGATGACCACGAGGGGGCCGCGTGCGGGGCCGTGCGGAAGGACATCGCCGCGGGGCGCGCCGACGGGTGGGCCCAGCCCGCCGCCGAGATGTCCGACGCCGTCCTCCACATCGAGCGGCTGATCTTCAAGGACCTCGTTGCCGAGACCATCCGCGACCTCGCCGACGCCGGCTGCGCGGCAGAGCGCCGTCCCCTTCTCCCCCGCCGCAAGCTCGTCTTCTGA